The Methylomarinum vadi genome has a window encoding:
- the era gene encoding GTPase Era, with protein sequence MKCGYVAIIGRPNVGKSTLMNHILGQKISITSRKPQTTRHRILGINTTEAGQVIYMDTPGMHQDEKKALNRYLNRTADTTLLGVDVVVWLIDGLAWHEYDEQIFKKLRHAGLPVILVVNKVDKIEDKEKILTFFAEARDRYPFEQMIPVSALKGFNLDNLQRAILDLLPEGGLIYPEEQITDRPERFLAAEIIREKLTRRLGDELPYAITVEIEHYQELPNITKIYAVIWVERSTQKNIVIGKQGEMLKKIGSDARADIQQLIDQKVYLQLWVKVKKGWSNSERSLQSLGFIDTE encoded by the coding sequence ATGAAATGTGGTTATGTGGCGATAATTGGTAGGCCTAATGTCGGAAAATCTACCTTGATGAATCACATACTGGGGCAGAAAATCAGTATCACTTCGAGAAAACCGCAAACGACGCGGCATCGAATTCTGGGAATCAATACTACCGAAGCCGGCCAAGTAATTTACATGGATACGCCGGGCATGCATCAGGACGAGAAAAAAGCGCTAAACCGTTATTTAAATAGAACTGCCGATACCACGTTACTTGGGGTTGATGTTGTGGTTTGGCTGATCGACGGCCTGGCATGGCATGAATACGACGAACAGATCTTTAAGAAGTTGAGGCATGCCGGGTTACCGGTAATATTGGTGGTCAATAAGGTCGATAAGATTGAAGACAAGGAAAAAATTCTGACATTTTTCGCCGAAGCGCGCGACCGCTATCCCTTCGAGCAAATGATCCCGGTTTCGGCTTTAAAAGGGTTTAATCTCGATAATCTGCAGCGAGCGATACTGGATTTACTGCCGGAAGGCGGTTTGATCTATCCTGAAGAACAAATTACCGATCGTCCCGAACGTTTTTTGGCGGCGGAAATTATCCGGGAAAAGCTGACTCGCAGGCTCGGGGATGAATTGCCTTACGCGATCACAGTAGAGATCGAGCATTATCAAGAATTACCCAATATTACCAAGATCTACGCAGTGATTTGGGTTGAGCGTAGCACGCAAAAGAATATCGTTATCGGTAAGCAGGGGGAGATGTTGAAGAAAATCGGTTCCGATGCCAGGGCCGATATACAACAGCTCATTGATCAAAAAGTCTATCTCCAGCTTTGGGTTAAAGTGAAAAAAGGTTGGTCAAATAGCGAGCGTTCCCTCCAAAGCCTAGGCTTTATTGATACTGAATAG
- the recO gene encoding DNA repair protein RecO, with protein sequence MNDRVVLLQPAFILQHRKYRESSLIMDVLTHDYGVVTILAKGVRKKKSAFAGVLMPFSELRLSFQGKSDLKVMTAVELMNQRAALQGVALFCGFYANELVCHFLHKYDPHPEVYCLYRHCLQQLMNATDVEQTLRFFELKLLAFAGYALTLTHDTKHDVPVRPGGRYIFEKGVGITANQEGYIDGTTLLALAEKGKLNRQALFEAKRLMRQVLDDQLQGRVLKSRTVLAKVIKQLQ encoded by the coding sequence ATGAATGATAGGGTCGTTCTCTTGCAGCCGGCATTCATTTTGCAGCACAGAAAATATCGGGAAAGCAGTCTCATTATGGATGTGTTGACGCATGATTATGGTGTAGTAACGATTCTTGCCAAAGGCGTTAGAAAAAAGAAATCGGCTTTCGCCGGGGTGCTGATGCCCTTTTCGGAATTACGCTTATCCTTCCAGGGTAAGAGCGATCTGAAAGTAATGACGGCTGTGGAGCTGATGAATCAGCGGGCAGCGTTACAGGGTGTCGCTCTGTTTTGCGGCTTTTATGCCAATGAATTGGTTTGCCATTTCTTGCATAAATATGACCCGCATCCCGAGGTTTATTGCCTTTATAGGCATTGTTTGCAGCAGCTAATGAATGCAACGGATGTTGAACAAACCTTGCGTTTCTTCGAACTGAAACTATTGGCATTCGCAGGTTATGCATTAACCTTGACTCATGATACTAAACACGATGTCCCGGTACGACCTGGCGGGCGGTATATCTTTGAGAAAGGAGTTGGCATAACTGCCAATCAAGAGGGTTATATCGATGGGACAACCTTGTTGGCATTAGCGGAAAAGGGTAAGTTGAATCGACAAGCGTTGTTTGAAGCTAAACGTCTGATGAGACAGGTACTCGACGACCAATTGCAGGGAAGGGTTTTAAAAAGCCGCACAGTACTGGCAAAAGTTATCAAACAACTGCAATGA
- the pdxJ gene encoding pyridoxine 5'-phosphate synthase has product MEKLPILLGVNIDHIATLRQARGTQFPEPIQAALLAEQAGADGITAHLREDRRHIQDRDIYLLKQMMHTRLNLEMAVTDEMIAIATEVKPFACCLVPEKREELTTEGGLDVAASPSRMREACAELAAAGVEVSLFIDPEKQQIDAALAAGVPVVELHTGCYADAESKALQMQELRRLQEAAEYAHRNGLQVNAGHGLNYYNVEAICRIPQIVELNIGHSIVAQAVFSGLTSAVRDLKALMRQARHHY; this is encoded by the coding sequence ATGGAAAAACTACCAATTTTATTAGGCGTTAATATCGATCATATCGCGACATTGCGTCAAGCGCGCGGTACCCAATTTCCTGAACCGATTCAAGCGGCCTTATTGGCTGAACAGGCCGGTGCAGATGGTATCACCGCGCATTTACGTGAAGACAGACGACATATCCAGGATCGTGATATTTACCTGCTCAAACAAATGATGCATACGCGGTTAAATCTGGAAATGGCGGTAACGGATGAGATGATCGCTATTGCAACCGAAGTTAAGCCATTTGCTTGTTGCCTAGTGCCGGAAAAGCGTGAGGAATTGACGACGGAAGGCGGTCTGGATGTGGCAGCTTCCCCATCGCGCATGCGCGAAGCATGTGCCGAGCTGGCGGCTGCCGGTGTCGAGGTGTCTTTGTTTATAGACCCGGAAAAGCAGCAAATCGATGCGGCCTTGGCGGCTGGAGTTCCGGTCGTGGAATTGCACACCGGATGTTATGCCGATGCGGAAAGCAAAGCGCTTCAGATGCAGGAGTTGCGGCGCCTACAAGAAGCCGCCGAATATGCGCATCGCAATGGCTTACAAGTCAATGCCGGCCATGGACTTAATTATTATAATGTTGAAGCTATTTGCCGAATACCCCAAATTGTCGAGTTGAACATTGGGCATTCGATAGTGGCCCAGGCTGTGTTCTCAGGGCTCACAAGTGCTGTGAGGGATTTAAAAGCCTTGATGAGACAAGCGAGGCATCATTACTGA
- a CDS encoding PP2C family protein-serine/threonine phosphatase: MVELQFCQLSTAGDRRINQDCMAARVCPDYALFMVADGLGGHHAGERASRFLCRGIFSLLEKYQPMISGNPERTFSKWIEEAITEMRRQFADDPMADKAYTTCAILYLDNSKTVTAHCGDTRIYRLNRERVLWRTRDHSLIQQMLDEGLLSEREMGVHPEQNQLTRSIGVLYQHKADIAVHPAMEKDETFILCSDGFWEFIKENEIIGLAQKEVDEQALKKYVKLMAFRAGGKSDNITVQMVKARS, translated from the coding sequence GTGGTTGAGCTCCAATTCTGCCAGTTAAGCACCGCGGGTGACCGCAGAATCAATCAAGACTGCATGGCTGCACGGGTGTGTCCCGACTATGCGTTATTCATGGTAGCGGATGGGTTGGGTGGACATCATGCTGGCGAAAGGGCCTCAAGATTTCTCTGCCGGGGTATTTTTTCGTTACTGGAAAAATACCAACCGATGATTAGCGGTAATCCCGAACGAACATTCAGCAAATGGATTGAAGAGGCCATTACTGAAATGCGACGGCAGTTTGCTGACGATCCGATGGCGGATAAGGCGTATACCACCTGTGCGATCCTTTATCTGGACAATAGCAAAACGGTAACTGCGCATTGTGGCGATACGCGAATTTACCGGTTAAATAGGGAGCGGGTTTTGTGGCGCACCCGGGATCATTCGTTGATTCAGCAGATGCTTGATGAAGGCCTGTTAAGCGAAAGAGAAATGGGAGTGCATCCGGAGCAAAACCAGCTAACTCGTAGTATCGGTGTTCTCTATCAACATAAGGCTGATATCGCTGTTCATCCGGCGATGGAAAAAGATGAAACCTTTATCTTATGCAGTGACGGTTTTTGGGAATTTATTAAAGAAAATGAGATCATCGGTTTGGCACAAAAGGAAGTCGATGAGCAGGCTCTAAAAAAATATGTCAAATTAATGGCGTTTAGGGCGGGAGGAAAAAGCGATAATATCACCGTACAGATGGTAAAAGCGCGTTCCTGA
- a CDS encoding sigma-54 interaction domain-containing protein, with product MDHFNSIIGHSPAFESMLRSAKVVASTDVTVLIKGETGTGKEVLARAIQRESSRSDKPFITLNCAALPEGLVESELFGHKKGAFTGAVGNKLGLFQAADGGTLFLDEVNSLPLSIQAKLLRFLESGECLAVGETKPYKVNVRVIAATNTDLLKQIESGEFRQDLYFRLNVVPLELPSLKERTEDIEALAKHFFKHFAEEHSLQPPKFSKQTLKKLRSYQWPGNIRELRNLCERLSILLAGKIIEPENLPHEFSESVAQDDFAAEFKLPEYGLQLDALEANMIHQALIRTKGNRSKSARLLGISRDTLLYRIQKHGLATQ from the coding sequence GTGGATCATTTCAATTCTATTATTGGTCATTCTCCAGCATTTGAGTCGATGTTGCGCAGCGCTAAAGTTGTCGCATCCACCGATGTTACTGTGCTCATTAAAGGTGAAACCGGTACTGGAAAGGAAGTCCTGGCTCGCGCTATTCAACGCGAAAGCTCAAGGTCGGACAAACCGTTCATCACATTAAATTGCGCGGCATTGCCCGAGGGATTAGTCGAATCTGAACTTTTTGGACACAAAAAAGGGGCCTTCACTGGCGCCGTGGGAAATAAACTAGGCTTATTCCAAGCGGCTGACGGTGGAACCTTATTTTTGGACGAAGTCAACTCATTGCCTTTATCGATTCAGGCAAAGCTGTTGCGCTTTCTCGAGTCAGGTGAATGCCTGGCGGTTGGTGAGACAAAACCTTATAAAGTAAATGTTCGCGTAATTGCCGCGACTAATACCGATCTGCTCAAACAAATCGAAAGCGGCGAATTTCGCCAAGATTTATACTTCAGGCTCAATGTTGTACCATTAGAATTGCCTTCATTGAAGGAACGCACCGAAGATATTGAAGCTTTAGCTAAACATTTCTTCAAGCATTTTGCTGAAGAACATTCTTTACAGCCGCCAAAATTCAGCAAACAAACCCTGAAAAAATTACGCTCTTACCAATGGCCGGGTAATATAAGAGAACTTCGCAACTTGTGCGAAAGACTAAGTATTTTGCTTGCCGGAAAAATCATAGAACCGGAAAATCTCCCACACGAATTTAGTGAAAGCGTCGCCCAGGATGATTTCGCCGCCGAATTCAAGCTACCCGAATATGGCTTGCAGTTGGATGCTTTAGAAGCCAATATGATTCATCAGGCATTGATCAGAACCAAGGGAAATCGCAGCAAATCGGCTCGTCTTCTGGGAATATCCCGAGACACTTTGCTTTACCGGATTCAAAAACACGGACTCGCTACACAATAG
- a CDS encoding sulfite exporter TauE/SafE family protein, with product MAYELTFSTSYVFAFAMGLFSSFHCLGMCGSIIGSLTLSLSPEIRNNKSRLFPFLLNYNIGRIFSYVIAGCLVGIFQFFFTIPFGESQGHRVLQILSALFMTGAGLYIGGWFPRLAYIEKAGSRFWKLIEPYGRRLIPVKTKPQAFMFGMVWGWLPCGLVYTSLALAATTGDIVRSALTMLAFGLGTLPAVLGVGIMTENLAKLSRMQRFKQIIGVMFIFLAIMAAFPWLYPMRLQHF from the coding sequence ATGGCTTACGAACTAACCTTTAGCACATCATATGTTTTTGCCTTTGCAATGGGCCTCTTCAGCAGTTTTCATTGTTTAGGCATGTGTGGATCGATTATAGGAAGCTTAACGCTCAGTCTCAGTCCGGAAATTCGAAATAATAAAAGCCGTCTTTTTCCATTTTTACTTAACTACAATATTGGTCGTATATTTAGCTACGTCATAGCCGGCTGCCTAGTAGGAATCTTTCAATTTTTTTTCACTATTCCCTTCGGCGAGAGCCAAGGACATAGAGTTTTGCAGATCCTATCCGCATTATTCATGACTGGCGCAGGGTTATATATAGGCGGGTGGTTTCCAAGATTAGCCTATATTGAAAAAGCAGGGTCCCGATTCTGGAAATTAATAGAGCCCTACGGCAGACGTTTGATTCCGGTTAAAACAAAACCACAAGCCTTCATGTTTGGTATGGTCTGGGGATGGCTGCCATGCGGCTTGGTATATACATCTTTAGCCCTTGCGGCAACGACCGGGGATATCGTTCGTAGCGCCCTTACCATGCTGGCTTTTGGGTTAGGGACTTTACCTGCCGTGTTGGGTGTCGGTATAATGACCGAGAATTTGGCAAAATTGTCCCGAATGCAGCGCTTTAAACAAATTATCGGCGTAATGTTTATATTTCTAGCGATAATGGCTGCATTCCCTTGGCTCTACCCCATGCGTTTACAACATTTTTAA
- a CDS encoding TonB-dependent receptor plug domain-containing protein, producing MKDAASLLARVPGANVKRNGSLTGLVAYRGMCGNRINISVNGLNMKEVEPNSMDPPLSHIPGALTGSLK from the coding sequence ATGAAGGATGCCGCGTCTTTGTTGGCTCGTGTTCCGGGCGCCAATGTGAAACGTAATGGTTCTTTGACTGGTCTTGTTGCGTATCGAGGGATGTGTGGCAATCGCATCAATATTTCTGTCAATGGTTTAAACATGAAAGAAGTCGAGCCAAACAGTATGGATCCACCGTTAAGCCATATTCCGGGCGCATTAACCGGGTCGCTGAAGTAG
- the thrS gene encoding threonine--tRNA ligase, whose protein sequence is MPVITLPDGSQRQFDHAVTVMDVAQSIGSGLAKATLAGKVNDRLVDASTFIEQDAELQIITAKDEEGIEVIRHSTAHLLAQAVKQLFPTAQVTIGPVVENGFYYDFSYERPFTPEDLQAIEKRMQQLVAEDIEISRSVLSRDEAVQFFKGLGEDYKAEIIESIPSNESLSLYQQGDFTDLCRGPHVPSTGKLKSFKLMKIAGAYWRGDSSNEMLQRIYGTAWGDKKQLKEYLHRLEEAEKRDHRKLGKALDLFHAQEEAPGMVFWHDKGWTIYQQVEQYIREKLRVNGYGEVKTPQVVDRSLWEKSGHWDKFGDMIFTTHSENRDYAVKPMNCPCHIQIYNQGLKSYRDLPIRMAEFGSCHRNEPSGTLHGLMRVRNFVQDDAHIFCSEDQIQDEVSTFIDLLFEVYKDFGFEDVIIKLSTRPENRVGDDSVWDKAEQALELALNNKRLDWELQPGEGAFYGPKIEFSLKDCIGRVWQCGTIQVDFSMPGRLDASYVAEDGSRQVPVMLHRAILGSLERFIGILIEHHAGTFPLWLAPVQAVIMNIVDRQAEYAEQVRKQLERLGFRVKIDLRNEKIGFKIREHSMQRVPYLLILGDKELENQTIAVRTQKGEDLGGLTIDQLSERFREEIANRQ, encoded by the coding sequence ATGCCAGTAATTACACTTCCCGATGGTTCCCAGCGTCAATTTGATCATGCCGTCACCGTGATGGATGTTGCACAGTCGATTGGTTCAGGGCTGGCTAAGGCGACCTTGGCGGGAAAGGTAAATGATCGACTGGTTGATGCTTCCACATTCATAGAGCAAGATGCCGAGTTGCAAATTATTACTGCAAAGGACGAGGAAGGCATCGAAGTCATTCGTCATTCCACTGCGCATTTGCTGGCGCAGGCTGTCAAGCAATTGTTTCCGACCGCGCAAGTCACCATCGGCCCGGTTGTCGAAAACGGCTTTTATTATGATTTTTCCTATGAGCGACCCTTTACGCCGGAAGATTTGCAGGCAATAGAAAAGAGAATGCAGCAGTTGGTCGCCGAGGATATTGAGATCAGTCGTTCGGTTTTGTCCAGGGACGAGGCTGTGCAATTCTTCAAGGGCTTGGGCGAGGACTACAAGGCCGAAATCATCGAGTCGATTCCTAGCAATGAATCTTTGTCGCTGTATCAGCAGGGCGATTTTACCGATCTTTGTCGGGGACCCCATGTGCCCAGCACGGGCAAGTTAAAGTCCTTCAAGTTGATGAAAATCGCCGGTGCCTATTGGCGCGGCGATTCCAGCAACGAAATGTTGCAACGCATTTACGGCACTGCCTGGGGCGATAAAAAGCAATTGAAGGAATATCTGCATCGCCTGGAGGAGGCCGAGAAAAGAGATCATCGCAAGTTAGGTAAGGCGCTGGATTTGTTTCATGCCCAGGAAGAAGCCCCCGGTATGGTGTTCTGGCACGATAAAGGGTGGACTATCTATCAGCAGGTCGAGCAATACATTCGCGAAAAGTTGCGCGTCAACGGCTATGGCGAAGTAAAAACGCCTCAGGTCGTGGATCGTTCCTTGTGGGAGAAGTCCGGCCATTGGGACAAGTTCGGCGACATGATTTTTACCACCCATTCGGAAAACCGCGACTATGCGGTCAAGCCGATGAATTGCCCTTGTCACATCCAAATCTACAATCAAGGCCTGAAAAGCTATCGCGATTTGCCGATCCGTATGGCCGAGTTTGGGTCTTGTCATCGTAACGAGCCGTCGGGAACGCTGCATGGTTTGATGCGGGTCAGAAACTTCGTGCAGGACGATGCCCATATATTCTGTAGCGAAGACCAGATCCAGGACGAGGTTTCCACCTTTATCGATTTGTTGTTCGAGGTATACAAAGACTTCGGTTTCGAAGACGTCATTATCAAGCTTTCCACTCGGCCGGAAAATAGGGTTGGGGATGATTCGGTATGGGACAAGGCCGAACAAGCCCTAGAGTTAGCCTTGAATAATAAGCGGCTGGATTGGGAGTTACAGCCGGGAGAGGGGGCCTTCTACGGACCTAAGATCGAATTTTCCTTGAAAGACTGTATTGGCAGGGTGTGGCAATGCGGTACAATACAGGTTGATTTTTCCATGCCGGGACGCCTTGATGCGAGTTATGTCGCCGAGGATGGTTCCAGGCAGGTGCCGGTTATGTTGCACAGGGCAATACTGGGATCGCTGGAGCGCTTCATCGGTATTCTGATCGAGCATCATGCCGGTACTTTTCCGTTGTGGTTGGCGCCGGTTCAGGCAGTAATTATGAATATCGTCGATCGTCAAGCCGAATACGCCGAACAAGTGAGAAAACAGTTGGAGCGGCTAGGTTTTCGCGTGAAAATCGACTTGAGAAATGAGAAGATAGGTTTTAAAATTCGCGAGCATTCGATGCAACGCGTACCGTATCTTCTTATCCTTGGCGATAAGGAATTGGAAAATCAGACCATTGCGGTACGCACGCAAAAAGGTGAAGATCTGGGCGGTTTGACAATCGATCAACTAAGCGAACGCTTCAGAGAAGAGATTGCAAACAGACAATAA
- the infC gene encoding translation initiation factor IF-3: protein MASKRDTTRLNDDITARRVRVIGAEGEQIGIISLTEAKQLAYDANLDLVEISPNADPPVCKIMDYGKYQFEQNKKQQAAKKKQKLIQVKEIKFRPGTEEGDYQVKLRNLIKFLNEGNKTKITIRFRGREMAHREIGMELLKRIEQDLEELAAVEQFPKMEGRQMVMVMGPKKKK, encoded by the coding sequence ATCGCTTCTAAAAGAGATACAACGCGTCTGAATGATGATATTACCGCAAGACGCGTAAGAGTCATTGGCGCTGAAGGCGAACAAATCGGGATTATTTCATTAACGGAGGCTAAACAGCTTGCGTATGATGCAAATTTGGATCTAGTGGAAATTTCACCCAATGCCGATCCTCCAGTCTGTAAGATAATGGATTATGGCAAATACCAGTTCGAGCAAAATAAAAAGCAACAGGCCGCCAAGAAAAAACAAAAACTGATTCAGGTTAAAGAAATCAAGTTCAGGCCGGGTACGGAAGAAGGCGACTACCAGGTCAAGCTAAGAAACCTGATCAAATTTCTGAACGAAGGCAATAAGACCAAGATTACCATTCGCTTTCGGGGGCGTGAAATGGCGCACCGTGAAATTGGAATGGAGTTGCTGAAGCGGATCGAACAGGATTTGGAAGAGCTGGCAGCGGTCGAGCAATTTCCAAAAATGGAAGGCCGGCAGATGGTCATGGTGATGGGGCCTAAAAAGAAAAAATAG
- the rpmI gene encoding 50S ribosomal protein L35 → MPKMKSHSGAGKRFKRNGGGSFKCNQSHRRHILTKKSTKRKRQLRKAATLHAADAPMVARMLPYS, encoded by the coding sequence ATGCCTAAAATGAAAAGCCATAGCGGCGCCGGCAAGCGGTTCAAAAGAAATGGCGGCGGCAGTTTTAAATGTAACCAGTCGCACAGACGCCATATTCTGACAAAAAAATCGACTAAAAGAAAAAGGCAGTTGCGTAAAGCGGCAACTCTTCATGCAGCAGATGCGCCAATGGTTGCGCGTATGTTGCCTTACAGTTAA
- the rplT gene encoding 50S ribosomal protein L20, protein MPRVKRGVTARARHKKILKQAKGYYGARSRVYRVAKQAVIKAGQYAYRDRKQRKRQFRALWIVRINAAARLCGISYSRLINGLNKANVAIDRKVLADLAVRDMDAFAQIAEIAKANQSQP, encoded by the coding sequence ATGCCTAGAGTAAAACGCGGCGTCACCGCCAGAGCAAGACATAAAAAAATTCTAAAGCAAGCGAAAGGCTATTACGGCGCAAGAAGCCGTGTCTATCGTGTCGCCAAACAAGCGGTCATCAAGGCGGGGCAATATGCCTATCGTGACCGTAAACAAAGAAAACGTCAATTCCGCGCCTTGTGGATCGTACGCATCAACGCGGCGGCACGGCTATGCGGGATTTCCTATAGCCGTTTGATCAACGGTTTGAACAAAGCCAATGTTGCGATCGATCGTAAAGTATTGGCTGACCTTGCGGTGCGCGATATGGATGCATTTGCTCAAATCGCTGAAATTGCTAAAGCGAATCAAAGTCAACCGTAA
- the pheS gene encoding phenylalanine--tRNA ligase subunit alpha translates to MSANIDDILKQALAELAQAQDLNQLDQVRVNYLGKKGAFTLQMKELGKLDPDQRRQVGQVINQAKSEFQQALEHSKQVMQGAALEARLASEAIDVTLPGRGQNSCGLHPVTITLRRIAEIFSSVGFKVEEGPEIEDDYHNFEALNIPAHHPARAMHDTFYFDAHTLLRTHTSPVQIRAMEANKPPLKVIAPGRVYRCDSDLTHTPMFHQVEGFLVDSEVSFADLKGTVYEFLRAFFEKDIQVRFRPSYFPFTEPSAEVDIECVMCGGEGCRVCGHTGWLEVMGCGMIHPEVFKAVNIDSEQNSGFAFGMGVERLAMLRYGINDLRLFFENDLKFLEQFN, encoded by the coding sequence GTGTCGGCCAACATAGATGATATTCTCAAGCAAGCCTTAGCGGAGCTTGCCCAAGCACAAGACCTTAACCAACTCGATCAAGTAAGAGTCAATTATTTGGGAAAAAAGGGTGCATTTACCCTGCAAATGAAGGAACTCGGTAAATTAGACCCCGATCAACGCCGTCAAGTTGGTCAGGTGATCAATCAGGCAAAGAGCGAATTTCAACAAGCGCTGGAACATAGCAAGCAAGTAATGCAAGGGGCAGCGTTGGAAGCGCGTCTTGCCAGTGAAGCGATTGATGTAACGCTGCCGGGTAGGGGGCAAAATAGCTGCGGTTTGCATCCGGTGACGATTACGTTGCGAAGAATTGCCGAGATTTTTTCCTCGGTAGGCTTTAAAGTCGAAGAAGGTCCGGAAATCGAGGACGATTACCATAATTTCGAAGCCCTGAATATTCCGGCGCATCACCCGGCCAGGGCCATGCACGATACCTTTTATTTCGATGCCCATACCTTGTTGCGAACCCATACCTCGCCGGTACAAATCCGGGCGATGGAAGCGAACAAGCCGCCGTTGAAAGTAATCGCGCCGGGCCGAGTCTATCGTTGCGATTCCGATTTGACTCATACGCCGATGTTTCATCAGGTTGAGGGGTTTTTGGTGGATTCCGAGGTCAGTTTTGCCGACCTGAAAGGGACTGTCTATGAATTTTTGCGCGCCTTCTTCGAGAAAGACATACAGGTACGTTTCAGGCCTTCTTATTTCCCGTTCACCGAGCCTTCCGCCGAAGTGGATATCGAATGCGTGATGTGCGGCGGTGAAGGCTGTCGTGTATGCGGACATACTGGTTGGCTGGAAGTGATGGGGTGCGGCATGATTCATCCGGAAGTCTTCAAGGCAGTCAACATCGACAGCGAACAAAACAGTGGTTTTGCTTTCGGCATGGGGGTAGAGCGACTGGCGATGCTGCGCTATGGCATCAATGATTTGCGCTTGTTTTTCGAAAATGATCTTAAGTTTCTGGAACAATTTAATTAA